A section of the Streptomyces sp. NBC_01363 genome encodes:
- a CDS encoding OB-fold nucleic acid binding domain-containing protein gives MSAVPRSDKPGKAEKPSGRFRRMLDRLSSSQEDLESEELQEDAQASGCTRISECTDRQIVKVTGTLRTVTLRPRAGVPALEAELFDGTAPLDVVWLGRRSIVGIEPGRKLIASGRIAMSHGRRVLFNPKYELRPLGKE, from the coding sequence ATGAGTGCTGTTCCACGATCCGACAAACCCGGCAAGGCGGAGAAGCCGTCGGGCCGCTTCCGGCGGATGCTCGACCGGCTGTCCAGCTCCCAGGAGGACCTCGAGTCCGAGGAGCTGCAGGAGGACGCGCAGGCCTCGGGTTGCACGCGGATCTCCGAATGCACCGACCGCCAGATCGTGAAGGTGACTGGTACCTTGCGGACCGTCACCCTGCGGCCGCGCGCCGGAGTGCCCGCCCTGGAGGCCGAGCTCTTCGACGGCACCGCTCCGCTGGACGTTGTCTGGCTGGGCAGGCGCTCCATCGTGGGCATAGAACCGGGTCGCAAGCTCATCGCCTCGGGCCGGATCGCCATGAGTCACGGGCGCCGGGTGCTGTTCAACCCCAAATACGAACTCCGACCGCTCGGCAAGGAGTAG
- a CDS encoding TrkA family potassium uptake protein has product MHIVIMGCGRVGAALAQTLEQQGHTVAVIDQDPTAFRRLGSGFGGRRVTGVGFDQDTLREAGIEDAGAFAAVSSGDNSNIIAARVAREMFGIENVAARIYDPRRAEVYQRLGIPTVATVRWTADQMLRRLLPSGAEPLWRDPSGGVQLAEVHTTPSWIGHKISTLQEETGVRVAFLTRLGEAILPTSQTVLQEGDLVHVMMRTDEIAKVEAAFAEGPEEGGH; this is encoded by the coding sequence GTGCACATCGTCATCATGGGCTGCGGGCGAGTAGGAGCCGCTCTCGCGCAGACCCTGGAGCAGCAGGGGCACACGGTCGCCGTCATCGACCAGGACCCGACGGCGTTCCGTCGCCTCGGGTCCGGATTCGGCGGGCGGCGCGTCACGGGTGTCGGCTTCGACCAGGACACCCTCCGCGAGGCGGGTATCGAGGACGCCGGTGCGTTCGCAGCGGTGAGCAGCGGTGACAACTCGAACATCATCGCCGCCCGGGTGGCCCGCGAGATGTTCGGCATCGAGAATGTCGCGGCGCGGATCTACGACCCCCGCCGCGCCGAGGTCTACCAGCGTCTCGGCATCCCCACGGTCGCCACCGTGCGCTGGACCGCGGACCAGATGCTGCGGCGGCTGCTGCCTTCGGGCGCCGAGCCGCTGTGGCGGGATCCGAGCGGTGGTGTGCAGCTCGCGGAGGTGCACACCACACCGTCCTGGATCGGCCACAAGATCAGCACGCTGCAGGAGGAGACGGGCGTCCGCGTGGCGTTCCTCACCCGGCTGGGCGAAGCCATACTGCCCACCTCGCAGACGGTGCTGCAGGAGGGCGACCTGGTCCACGTGATGATGCGTACGGACGAGATCGCGAAGGTCGAGGCGGCCTTCGCCGAGGGTCCTGAGGAGGGCGGTCACTGA
- a CDS encoding DUF3159 domain-containing protein, which produces MTSLDKPTSDTDRTTRTDQQEADAKAVTEAALFEAFGGVRGMVETVLPGLLFVTIFTINKDLHLSAIAALVVSLVLVAVRLIRRDTVKHAFSGVFGVAFGVVFAMMTGNAKDFYLPGMLYTLGLALAYLITTLAGVPLIGLILGPVFKENLSWRTRNPGRKQAYAKASYAWGLILLAKCAILFPLYWWADTTQFGWVLVALKIPPFLLAVYLTWVFLAKAPPPIDVFAEMEAEEQAEKDRKAAAAAAVRNQEF; this is translated from the coding sequence GTGACGTCTCTCGACAAGCCGACGTCCGACACGGACCGCACCACCCGCACCGACCAGCAGGAGGCCGACGCGAAGGCGGTCACCGAGGCCGCGCTCTTCGAGGCGTTCGGCGGTGTCCGGGGCATGGTGGAGACAGTCCTTCCCGGGCTGTTGTTCGTCACCATCTTCACGATCAACAAGGATCTGCACCTCTCGGCCATCGCGGCCCTGGTGGTGTCGCTGGTCCTTGTCGCCGTACGGCTGATCCGAAGGGACACCGTCAAGCACGCCTTCAGCGGTGTCTTCGGTGTGGCCTTCGGCGTGGTCTTCGCGATGATGACGGGCAATGCCAAGGACTTCTACCTGCCGGGCATGCTGTACACGCTCGGCCTGGCCCTCGCCTACCTGATCACCACCCTCGCGGGGGTGCCGCTGATCGGCCTGATCCTGGGGCCGGTGTTCAAGGAGAACCTCTCCTGGCGCACCAGGAACCCCGGCCGCAAGCAGGCGTACGCCAAGGCCAGCTACGCCTGGGGGCTGATCCTGCTCGCCAAGTGCGCGATCCTCTTCCCGCTGTACTGGTGGGCCGACACCACCCAGTTCGGCTGGGTCCTGGTCGCTCTGAAGATCCCTCCGTTCCTGCTCGCGGTCTATCTGACCTGGGTCTTCCTCGCGAAGGCGCCGCCGCCCATCGATGTCTTCGCCGAGATGGAGGCCGAGGAGCAGGCCGAGAAGGACCGCAAGGCGGCCGCGGCCGCCGCGGTCCGCAACCAGGAGTTCTGA
- a CDS encoding GntR family transcriptional regulator, with the protein METLRPVRRTLLRDTAYEAIRDAIVRGDLPPGAPVRDADLAERLGLSRAPVRDALSRLCGEGLVESKPQSYTRVTRLVPRDVRDAAAVVRAMQELAARTAVPRLTDADITAMREANDRFRDATRRGDVADALRADDRLHDVLVTACDNRAVAATVERYTPLIRRLEWRQFGTAGSAHGSAELHERLIEACAERGAEAAARITAEIWQALEELADEPTE; encoded by the coding sequence ATGGAGACCCTGCGCCCCGTCCGACGGACCCTGCTGCGGGACACCGCCTACGAGGCGATCCGCGACGCCATCGTCCGCGGTGACCTTCCGCCCGGCGCCCCCGTCCGCGACGCCGACCTCGCCGAACGCCTCGGACTCTCCCGGGCCCCGGTCCGCGACGCGCTGTCCCGGCTCTGTGGCGAGGGCCTCGTCGAGTCCAAGCCGCAGAGCTACACCCGGGTGACCCGGCTGGTGCCGCGCGACGTCCGGGACGCGGCGGCCGTCGTACGGGCCATGCAGGAACTGGCCGCCAGGACCGCCGTGCCCCGCCTCACGGACGCGGACATCACCGCGATGCGCGAGGCCAACGACCGGTTCCGGGACGCGACCCGCCGCGGCGACGTGGCGGACGCACTGCGCGCCGACGACCGGCTCCACGACGTCCTCGTCACGGCCTGCGACAACCGCGCCGTGGCCGCCACCGTCGAGCGCTACACCCCTCTGATCCGGCGCCTGGAGTGGCGACAGTTCGGCACGGCCGGCTCCGCGCACGGCTCCGCGGAGCTGCACGAGCGGCTGATCGAGGCGTGTGCGGAGCGCGGTGCCGAAGCCGCGGCCCGGATCACCGCCGAGATCTGGCAGGCGCTCGAAGAGCTCGCCGACGAACCGACCGAGTAG
- a CDS encoding 1-aminocyclopropane-1-carboxylate deaminase, whose protein sequence is MTTTTPTSPSSSSSPSISSYDRYPLLFGPSPVHRLHRLTEHLGGAALWAKREDCNSGIAYGGNKTRKLEYLVADALAKGCDTLVSIGGVQSNHTRQVAAVAARAGLKCVLIQESWVEWPDAVYDKVGNILISRLAGADVRLVRAGFGIGVKESWEQALREVEEGGGKPYAIPAGASDHPLGGLGFANWAYEVAEQERALGVFFDTVVVCSVTGSTQAGMVAGFAALEQAGARPRRVRGIDASAEPARTREQIARIAAATARLIGVHRELTVDDIELDERYHAGTYGIPDDTTLDAMRLAARTEGMVTDPVYEGKSMAGMADLVARGEIARDSTVLYAHLGGQPALNGYSALFADA, encoded by the coding sequence GTGACCACCACAACGCCCACCTCCCCGTCCTCCTCCTCTTCCCCCTCCATCTCCTCGTACGACCGCTACCCCCTCCTCTTCGGCCCCTCGCCCGTGCACCGGCTCCACCGGCTCACCGAGCACCTCGGCGGCGCCGCGCTCTGGGCCAAGCGGGAGGACTGCAACTCCGGCATCGCCTACGGCGGCAACAAGACCCGCAAGCTCGAATACCTCGTCGCCGACGCCCTCGCGAAGGGCTGCGACACACTCGTATCCATCGGTGGCGTCCAGTCCAACCACACCCGCCAGGTCGCGGCGGTCGCCGCCCGCGCCGGTCTCAAGTGCGTACTCATCCAGGAGAGCTGGGTCGAGTGGCCCGACGCCGTCTACGACAAGGTCGGCAACATCCTGATCAGCCGCCTGGCCGGTGCCGACGTCCGCCTGGTGCGCGCCGGGTTCGGCATCGGCGTCAAGGAGAGCTGGGAGCAGGCGCTGCGCGAGGTGGAGGAGGGCGGCGGCAAGCCGTACGCCATCCCCGCGGGCGCGTCCGACCACCCGCTGGGCGGGCTCGGCTTCGCCAACTGGGCGTACGAGGTCGCCGAGCAGGAACGCGCGCTCGGCGTGTTCTTCGACACCGTGGTCGTCTGCTCGGTCACCGGCTCCACCCAGGCCGGCATGGTCGCGGGCTTCGCCGCACTGGAGCAGGCGGGCGCCCGCCCGCGACGGGTACGGGGCATCGACGCCTCCGCCGAACCCGCTCGTACCCGCGAGCAGATCGCCCGGATCGCGGCCGCCACCGCACGGCTCATTGGCGTGCACCGGGAGCTCACCGTGGACGACATCGAACTCGACGAGCGCTACCACGCGGGCACCTACGGCATCCCCGACGACACGACCCTCGACGCGATGCGGCTCGCCGCTCGTACCGAGGGCATGGTCACCGACCCCGTGTACGAGGGGAAGTCGATGGCGGGAATGGCCGACCTCGTGGCGCGCGGCGAGATCGCCCGCGATTCCACCGTCCTTTACGCGCATCTCGGCGGCCAGCCCGCATTGAATGGTTACAGCGCCCTTTTCGCGGACGCCTGA
- a CDS encoding sensor histidine kinase KdpD: MARGKLRIYLGAAPGVGKTYAMLSEAHRRVERGTDCVVAFVEHHDRPRTEVMLHGLEQIRRREIEYRSAVFTEMDVDAVLERAPAVALVDELAHTNVPGSRNAKRWQDVEELLQAGIDVVSTVNIQHLESLGDVVEAITGVRQRETVPDEVVRRADQLELVDMSPQALRRRMAHGNIYKPDRIDASLSNYFRPGNLTALRELALLWVADRVDEYLQEYRGEHNIRTTWQARERIVVGLTGGPEGRTLIRRASRMAAKGSGSEILAVYIARSDGLTSASPKELTVQRTLVEDLGGTFHHVIGDDIPSALLEFARGVNATQIVLGSSRRKAWQYIYGPGVGATVARESGPDLDVHIVTHEEVAKGRGLPIARGARLGRVRIIWGWLVGVGGPALLTLLLAGLDSGPGLANDVLLFLFLTVGAALLGGLLPALASAAVGSMLLNYWFTPPTHTLTVQDPENFVAIVIFFAVAVSVASVVDLAARRTHQAARLRAESEILSFLAGSVLRGETTLDALLDRVRETFGMESVALLERRSDVDPWTCAGSVGPGPVARPEDADVDMPVGDHMALALSGRVLPAEDRRVLGAFAAQAAVVLDRQRLVDEAEEARRLAEGNRIRTALLAAVSHDLRTPLAAIKAAVSSLRSDDVAWSDEDQAELLEGIENGADRLDHLVGNLLDMSRLQTGTVTPLIREIDLDEVVPMALGGVPEDSVDLDIPETLPMVAVDPGLLERAVANIVENAVKYSRYAERVTVAASALGERVELRVADRGPGVPDDAKERIFEPFQRYGDAPRGAGVGLGLAVARGFVESMGGTLDAEDTPGGGLTMVLTLKAASGYIPVSPDLPARVTS; encoded by the coding sequence ATGGCACGCGGCAAGCTTCGGATCTACCTGGGTGCGGCACCCGGCGTCGGCAAGACGTACGCGATGCTCTCCGAGGCCCATCGACGGGTGGAGCGGGGCACCGACTGCGTCGTCGCCTTCGTGGAGCACCACGACCGGCCGCGCACCGAGGTCATGCTGCACGGCCTGGAACAGATCCGGCGCCGCGAGATCGAGTACCGCTCCGCCGTCTTCACCGAGATGGACGTCGACGCGGTCCTGGAGCGCGCCCCCGCCGTCGCCCTGGTGGACGAACTGGCGCACACCAATGTGCCGGGCTCCCGCAACGCCAAACGCTGGCAGGACGTCGAAGAGCTCCTCCAGGCCGGCATCGACGTGGTGTCCACCGTCAACATCCAGCACCTGGAGTCGCTCGGTGACGTCGTCGAGGCGATAACCGGTGTGCGACAGCGCGAGACCGTCCCCGACGAGGTCGTCCGCCGGGCCGACCAGCTCGAACTCGTCGACATGTCGCCACAGGCGCTGCGCCGCCGGATGGCCCACGGCAACATCTACAAGCCGGACCGGATCGATGCCTCGCTGTCCAACTACTTCCGCCCCGGCAACCTGACCGCCCTGCGCGAGCTGGCCCTTCTCTGGGTCGCCGACCGGGTCGACGAATACCTCCAGGAGTACCGCGGCGAACACAACATCCGCACCACCTGGCAGGCCCGCGAACGCATCGTCGTCGGCCTCACCGGCGGTCCCGAGGGCCGTACGCTCATCCGCCGCGCGTCCCGGATGGCGGCCAAGGGGTCGGGCAGCGAGATCCTCGCCGTCTACATCGCCCGCAGCGACGGGCTGACCTCCGCATCGCCCAAGGAACTCACCGTCCAGCGCACCCTCGTGGAGGACCTCGGCGGCACGTTCCACCATGTCATCGGCGACGACATACCGTCGGCGCTCCTCGAATTCGCCCGTGGGGTGAACGCCACGCAGATCGTCCTCGGTTCCAGCCGCCGCAAGGCCTGGCAGTACATCTACGGGCCGGGCGTGGGCGCCACCGTCGCCCGGGAGTCCGGACCCGACCTCGACGTCCACATCGTCACCCACGAAGAGGTCGCCAAGGGGCGTGGTCTGCCCATCGCCCGCGGCGCCCGGCTCGGCCGGGTCCGGATCATCTGGGGCTGGCTGGTCGGGGTCGGCGGCCCGGCCCTCCTCACCCTGCTCCTGGCCGGGCTGGACAGCGGCCCCGGACTCGCCAACGACGTCCTGCTCTTCCTCTTCCTGACCGTGGGCGCCGCGCTGCTCGGCGGACTGCTGCCGGCCCTCGCCTCGGCCGCCGTCGGCTCGATGCTGCTGAACTACTGGTTCACCCCGCCCACCCACACCCTGACCGTCCAGGACCCGGAGAACTTCGTCGCCATCGTGATCTTCTTCGCGGTGGCGGTCTCGGTCGCCTCGGTCGTCGACCTGGCGGCCCGCCGCACCCATCAGGCGGCCCGGCTGCGCGCCGAGTCGGAGATCCTCTCCTTCCTGGCCGGTAGCGTGCTGCGCGGCGAGACGACGCTGGACGCGCTCCTCGACCGGGTCCGCGAGACCTTCGGCATGGAATCCGTCGCCCTCCTGGAGCGCAGGAGCGACGTCGACCCGTGGACGTGCGCCGGGAGCGTCGGACCGGGCCCGGTGGCCCGGCCGGAGGACGCCGATGTGGACATGCCCGTCGGCGACCACATGGCGCTGGCGCTCTCCGGCCGGGTGCTGCCCGCCGAGGACCGCCGGGTGCTCGGCGCGTTCGCCGCCCAGGCGGCCGTCGTACTGGACCGGCAGCGCCTGGTCGACGAGGCGGAGGAGGCCCGGCGGCTCGCCGAGGGCAACCGGATCAGGACGGCGCTCCTCGCCGCCGTCAGCCATGATCTGCGTACCCCGCTCGCCGCCATCAAGGCCGCCGTCAGCTCCCTGCGCTCCGACGACGTCGCCTGGTCCGACGAGGACCAGGCCGAACTCCTGGAGGGCATCGAGAACGGCGCCGACCGCCTCGATCACCTCGTGGGCAACCTCCTGGACATGTCCAGGCTCCAGACCGGCACCGTCACCCCGCTGATCCGCGAGATCGATCTCGACGAGGTGGTCCCGATGGCGCTCGGAGGTGTCCCCGAGGACAGCGTCGACCTGGACATCCCCGAGACCCTGCCGATGGTCGCGGTCGACCCCGGGCTGCTGGAGCGGGCCGTCGCCAACATCGTCGAGAACGCCGTGAAGTACAGCCGCTACGCGGAACGCGTCACCGTGGCCGCCAGTGCGCTCGGCGAACGCGTCGAGCTACGGGTGGCCGATCGCGGCCCCGGCGTCCCCGACGACGCCAAGGAGCGCATCTTCGAGCCCTTCCAGCGCTACGGCGACGCCCCGCGCGGCGCGGGAGTCGGCCTGGGGCTCGCCGTGGCCCGCGGTTTCGTGGAGTCCATGGGCGGCACGCTGGACGCCGAGGACACCCCCGGCGGCGGCCTCACCATGGTGCTGACCCTCAAGGCAGCTTCGGGATACATTCCGGTCAGCCCCGACCTGCCCGCGCGGGTCACCTCATGA
- a CDS encoding TrkA family potassium uptake protein, translating into MRVAIAGAGAVGRSIAGELLENGHEVLLVDKAPTAISVERVPMAEWLLADACEITSLDEAALQRCNVVIAATGDDKVNLVVSLLAKTEYGVPRVVARVNNPKNEWLFNEAWGVDVAVSTPRLMSALVEEAVSVGDLVRLLRFSHGDANLVELTLPPESALAGTRVGDVAWPEDTSLVTIIRGQRVLTPSTEETLEAGDELLFVAAQAREEQLEDLLSVRRGDSDD; encoded by the coding sequence ATGCGTGTCGCGATTGCCGGGGCCGGTGCGGTGGGTCGTTCCATCGCGGGCGAGCTGCTGGAGAACGGGCACGAGGTGCTGCTCGTCGACAAGGCGCCGACGGCCATCTCGGTGGAGCGGGTGCCGATGGCCGAGTGGCTGCTGGCGGACGCCTGCGAGATCACCTCGCTCGACGAGGCGGCGCTCCAGCGCTGCAACGTCGTGATCGCCGCGACCGGCGACGACAAGGTGAATCTGGTCGTGTCACTGCTCGCCAAGACCGAGTACGGCGTGCCGAGGGTCGTCGCCCGGGTCAACAACCCGAAGAACGAGTGGCTGTTCAACGAGGCCTGGGGCGTCGATGTGGCGGTCTCGACGCCGCGTCTGATGTCGGCCCTGGTGGAGGAGGCGGTGAGCGTCGGCGATCTGGTCCGGCTGCTGCGCTTCAGCCACGGCGACGCCAACCTGGTCGAGCTGACGCTGCCCCCGGAGTCGGCGCTGGCCGGCACCCGGGTCGGCGATGTGGCCTGGCCCGAGGACACCTCGCTGGTCACCATCATCCGCGGTCAGCGCGTGCTGACGCCGAGCACCGAGGAGACCCTGGAGGCCGGTGACGAGCTGCTGTTCGTGGCCGCGCAGGCGCGCGAGGAGCAGCTGGAGGACCTGCTGTCGGTGCGCCGGGGCGACTCGGACGACTGA
- a CDS encoding APC family permease, with amino-acid sequence MSKLTDVPKRILIGRALRSDKLGETLLPKRIALPVFASDPLSSVAYAPGEVLLVLSVAGVSAYHFSPWIALAVVVLMFTVVASYRQNVHAYPSGGGDYEVATTNLGPKAGLTVASALLVDYVLTVAVSIASGVENLGSAIPFVVEHKTVCAIAAIVLLTLMNLRGVKESGKLFAIPTYLFVAGVFIMIIWGAFRGLVLGDTMHAPTSGYEIKAEHAGLSGFALVFLLLRAFSSGCAALTGVEAISNGVPAFRKPKSKNAATTLAMMGLLAVTMFCGIIGLAMATDVKMAENPAKDLINHGVPVGSSFVQDPVISQVAAAVFGDGTFFFVVLAAATALVLFLAANTAYNGFPLLGSILAQDRYLPRQLHTRGDRLAFSNGIVLLAGAAILLTWIYGADSTRLIQLYIVGVFVSFTLSQTGMVRHWNRHLRTEKDPAKRRHMVRSRAINTFGAFFTGLVLVVVLATKFTHGAWVALLGMVIFYGTMTAIRRHYDRVAEEIAADETPSDETIRPSRVHSIVLVSKLHRPTLRALAYAKLIRSDQLEALSISVDPAETKALKDDWERRGIDIPLKILDSPYREVTRPVIDYVKGLRRESPRDVVSVYIPEYVVGHWYEHLLHNQSALRLKGRLLFTPGVMVTSVPYQLESSEAAKKRARKRAEWNAPGSVRRGPVERRPKEPSGKS; translated from the coding sequence GTGTCCAAACTGACCGACGTGCCCAAACGGATTCTGATCGGACGGGCGTTGCGCAGCGACAAGCTGGGAGAAACGCTCCTCCCCAAGCGCATCGCACTTCCCGTCTTCGCATCCGACCCGCTGTCCTCGGTGGCCTACGCGCCTGGAGAAGTCCTCCTGGTGCTCTCCGTCGCGGGCGTGTCGGCGTACCACTTCAGCCCCTGGATCGCGCTCGCCGTCGTGGTGCTGATGTTCACGGTCGTCGCTTCGTACCGGCAGAACGTGCACGCGTATCCGAGCGGTGGTGGCGACTACGAGGTCGCCACCACCAACCTCGGCCCCAAGGCCGGGCTGACCGTGGCCAGCGCGCTGCTGGTCGATTACGTGCTGACCGTCGCCGTGTCGATCGCCTCCGGGGTGGAGAACCTCGGGTCCGCGATCCCGTTCGTCGTCGAGCACAAGACGGTGTGCGCCATCGCCGCCATCGTGCTCCTGACGCTGATGAATCTGCGCGGCGTCAAGGAGTCCGGCAAGCTCTTCGCCATTCCCACGTACCTCTTCGTGGCCGGCGTCTTCATCATGATCATCTGGGGTGCGTTCCGTGGACTGGTCCTCGGCGACACCATGCACGCCCCGACCTCCGGCTACGAGATCAAGGCCGAGCACGCGGGGCTGAGCGGCTTCGCGCTGGTCTTCCTGCTGCTGCGGGCCTTTTCCTCCGGCTGTGCAGCCCTCACCGGAGTCGAGGCGATCAGTAATGGCGTGCCCGCCTTCCGCAAGCCGAAGAGCAAGAATGCCGCGACGACCCTCGCGATGATGGGCCTGCTGGCCGTCACCATGTTCTGCGGCATCATCGGCCTGGCCATGGCCACCGATGTGAAGATGGCCGAGAATCCGGCCAAGGACCTGATCAACCACGGTGTTCCGGTCGGCTCCTCCTTCGTCCAGGACCCGGTGATCTCACAGGTCGCGGCCGCGGTCTTCGGCGACGGCACGTTCTTCTTCGTCGTCCTCGCGGCGGCCACCGCACTCGTTCTCTTCCTCGCCGCCAACACCGCGTACAACGGCTTCCCGCTGCTCGGCTCGATCCTCGCGCAGGACCGCTACCTGCCCCGCCAGCTCCACACCCGCGGTGACCGGCTCGCCTTCTCCAACGGCATCGTGCTCCTGGCGGGCGCGGCGATCCTGCTGACCTGGATCTACGGGGCGGACTCGACCCGGCTCATCCAGCTCTACATCGTCGGCGTCTTCGTCTCCTTCACCCTCAGCCAGACCGGCATGGTCCGGCACTGGAACCGCCACCTGAGGACGGAGAAGGACCCGGCCAAGCGCCGCCACATGGTGCGCTCCCGCGCGATCAACACCTTCGGCGCCTTCTTCACCGGCCTGGTGCTCGTCGTCGTGCTCGCGACCAAGTTCACCCACGGCGCCTGGGTCGCACTCCTCGGCATGGTGATCTTCTACGGGACGATGACCGCGATCCGCAGGCACTACGACCGGGTCGCCGAGGAGATCGCCGCCGACGAGACCCCGTCCGACGAGACGATCCGGCCCTCCAGGGTCCACTCGATCGTCCTGGTCTCCAAGCTCCACCGGCCCACCCTGCGCGCCCTCGCCTACGCCAAGCTGATCCGCTCCGACCAGCTGGAGGCGCTCTCCATCAGCGTCGACCCGGCCGAGACCAAGGCGCTCAAGGACGACTGGGAGCGGCGCGGCATCGACATCCCGCTGAAGATCCTCGACTCCCCGTACCGCGAGGTGACCCGGCCGGTCATCGACTACGTGAAGGGCCTGCGCCGGGAGAGCCCGCGCGACGTCGTGAGCGTGTACATCCCGGAGTACGTGGTCGGCCACTGGTACGAGCACCTCCTCCACAACCAGAGCGCCCTGCGCCTCAAGGGGCGGCTGCTCTTCACCCCGGGCGTCATGGTGACCTCCGTGCCGTATCAGCTGGAGTCCTCCGAGGCGGCCAAGAAGCGCGCCAGGAAGCGCGCCGAATGGAACGCGCCGGGCTCGGTGCGCCGCGGCCCCGTGGAGCGCAGGCCCAAGGAACCCAGCGGCAAGAGCTGA
- a CDS encoding response regulator yields MTRVLVVDDEPQIVRALVINLKARKYEVDAAPDGATALQLAAARHPDVVVLDLGLPDMDGVEVIKGLRGWTRVPILVLSARHTSDEKVEALDAGADDYVTKPFGMDELLARLRASVRRAEPVGQHGSDDIVIVETEGFTVDLAAKKVHRAGRDVRLTPTEWHLLEVLVRNSGRLVSQKQLLQEVWGPSYGTETNYLRVYMAQLRRKLEADPSHPRHFVTEPGMGYRFERG; encoded by the coding sequence ATGACCCGGGTGCTTGTGGTCGACGACGAGCCGCAGATCGTACGCGCCCTCGTGATCAACCTGAAGGCGCGCAAGTACGAGGTGGACGCGGCGCCCGACGGCGCGACCGCCCTCCAGCTCGCCGCCGCCCGCCACCCCGATGTCGTCGTCCTCGACCTCGGGCTGCCGGACATGGACGGCGTCGAGGTGATCAAGGGGCTGCGCGGCTGGACCCGGGTGCCGATCCTGGTGCTCTCCGCCCGCCACACCTCCGACGAGAAGGTGGAGGCCCTGGACGCCGGAGCCGACGACTACGTCACCAAGCCGTTCGGTATGGACGAGCTGCTGGCCCGGCTGCGCGCCTCGGTCCGCCGCGCCGAACCCGTCGGGCAGCACGGCTCCGACGACATCGTGATCGTCGAGACCGAGGGGTTCACCGTCGACCTGGCGGCGAAGAAGGTCCACCGCGCGGGACGCGACGTACGGCTCACGCCCACCGAGTGGCATCTGCTGGAGGTCCTGGTCCGCAACAGCGGCCGGCTGGTCAGCCAGAAGCAGCTGCTCCAGGAGGTCTGGGGGCCCTCGTACGGAACCGAGACCAACTATCTGCGGGTCTACATGGCCCAGCTGAGGCGCAAACTGGAGGCCGACCCCTCGCATCCCCGGCATTTCGTGACCGAGCCGGGCATGGGATACCGCTTCGAGCGCGGCTGA